The Candidatus Eisenbacteria bacterium nucleotide sequence ACGGCGCGGCCCCGCCGATCCAACGTCCTTCGGAAGGAACGAGGATGCCGGCGAGAAACCGAATCGAGGATCTCGCTCACGACGTCAAGAAGGCGGATCTCCGATCGGAGGTCCTTCGCGCGCTCGGGAATCCGGGGCGGCTTCGGATCGTCGCCTATCTCTCCGCATCGGGAGAGAAGACCGTGAACGAGATCGCCGAGACCCTCGACATGCCGCAGTCCGCTGTCTCGCAGCAGCTCGGTTCCCTTCGTCTTCGCGGGCTCCTCCGCGCGCGTCAAGAGGGCGGCCGCCGCTACTACTC carries:
- a CDS encoding helix-turn-helix transcriptional regulator, which gives rise to MPARNRIEDLAHDVKKADLRSEVLRALGNPGRLRIVAYLSASGEKTVNEIAETLDMPQSAVSQQLGSLRLRGLLRARQEGGRRYYSLAMPEVNELLACLARCCRPGEKAL